The genome window GTCCTTCTGGTACATCCTGTTTTACAGACACGTGCACATTTGCACATACACACTAATAAAAGCAGTGGATACCTTTTTGGAGTTGTAAATAATAGTTATAATAATACTGTTGGTTTCTCTCCTGATTTTCCAGAAGCAGCAGTTACTGCTAGAACTGAATTCTGAAATTATAACTTCTGACTTAATCCTGACAATCTAGAAAAATATTGAGTATGTtgatcatatttatttataagggAATTTCCAGGAGCTGTAATTTTAACTAGCAAATCATAACCATATTAAGTTTGCTAACAGCTTTTGTATCATTCCTGTTTTGTCTCAGACtcaaaaaatatctgttaaaGGAAGTGTTCCAAGATCCAAAATTGATATAAATGTGACTGACATGGTGTATATGCATTTAAAGGTTTATTCCAGCAAACTGTTGGAGATGTTGTTCACACTCATTTGTGACACAGTCATACACAATAACGTCAACATTTGGAGTCTATTCCTGAATGGCCCATCACTTGCATGAGGAGATGAAGGAAGGTTTTCCAATCTCTTGACAGGTTTATTTTCCCGTGGAGTCactatcttttcctttttacttttttttcttctgaaagctAAGTTGCAGAGAAGGGCTCTGCTCTGGTTGGAAAGGTGCAGTAGATGGGTAGGCACAGAACTCCTTTACGGGAGGCCATTTGGAGAATGATTAAAGGTGAAAGGAAGGGAGGTGAACTTTTAGGCCAATAGCAGCTCAGAGAAGGCAAGGGTCAAGGTAGCCTGAAATGGAGAAAGCCTCAAGGAGGAAAAGGACCTTGACCTGGGCCTCTGAGAACAGGCagaacctagaagggaagaagaaaaccaGTTCAAATGATATGCCTACAAAGTATCCGATATACAATGATAATTAACTGAAAAGTCCAGCTGTACGTCAGAACCATGGATAGGAATAGATCAGAAAATcattatgaattttaaatatgtatattttaatataaatcttTAGTTGCATAATTGATATGTGAATCTCCTTGTCTCCTTGTAATGTAAAAAGCTAAAATATTATGGAGTAGGCCcaggtttccttttctcataCCCCTAATTCTCTTACTCTCCTCGGAGTTCACCACCATTATCAGTTCTATTTCCTTCTACATCTCTGAATTATGTActggtttaaaaaatgtgtatggatatatataaaatattgtttcGTGTTTTCTTCTGCATAAATATGGTGTCACATTATAGGTATTGTTTTGCAACTTGCTATTTCTATTCAACAAATTGTCTTGGATATCTTCACGTCCAGTTATAGAATTCTGTTTGATACCATTCACAGTGACATTCCTTTAACTAGCATGATAGTCCATATAATggataaaccacattttgttttgcaaaatCACTATTGATAATCCTCTAGGTTGACTCCAGTGTTTTGCTGTTTCAAATTATACTGCATCAGACATCCTTGGAACCCATTTACAAGTGTTATTCCAGGGcaatatttatatctttaaactATGATGATTCAGCCAGTGTTGATACTGGTGCAAGAAAAGACATCGCTGTGACAGAACAGATGACCTAGAAACAGTGATACCTTTAAAAATCGAATAATCACAAATCATTGAGAAGAGAGTACCTTAAAAGACCCATATAACTCTAGGAATTTAGAATATTATAAACCAGCAGTTcaaatcagtggggaaaggataggCTCTAATAATTAATACTAGGAAAAAGTAGCTATAAATTtggaagaaactataaaaatactgagaaataatATAGGAAGTCATTTAGAATCTTTATTTGGGAGCTCTTGCCCCAGGCATGACATGCTAAAGTTCACAAAGGAAAAGGCTGACACATTTGTGGTTTTTATACACACAGACCcacttagaagaaaaataacagtttGGAAAACAATATTTCCAATATACCATAAAACCTTAGTATTTATAAGAAGTCAATAAAAGAGGCAAAACAACCTAGTAGAACCATGGACcaaatatttacatatgaaaaagATACATACAAATGTCTGAAGATATGCTCAAtatcatataaatacaaataaaaatatcttactACATATGAGATTGGCcatgcaaattttttttcaaaaaggtgTTTATCTAGTGTTGCTTGAAGGTGTGGGTGAATGAACTTTAACATTTTTGCTGGGAATACAAGTTAAACCAGTTCTTTACAAATTAATTTGCCTCTATGTCATCAAAGTTGTAAATAAGCAAATCCTTTGAGCGGTTACACTGCTGAGAATATCCTGAATACTTACCTAATGTGCTAATATATCTGTACACTGATGTCTATTATAGCATCTCTAATGAagtattggaaacaacctaaatatttatttatatggagCTGGTTAAATTATATTACATGGAGATTATAAAATGATGTGGATATTAATAAGAATGAGCTAGGTATGTGTGAACATAGGTGCCcatgataaaatgagaaaaagtgggGAGCAATATGTATCTCACATTTGTCAAGACAAATGAATTAAATGCATGATACATATTCACAATATGTATATAACAGATACATTCAGTTTTAAACGTAGGTTTTTGTGTAAATGTGTACATAAAAAGATTTGAAAGCATACACATTCTGGGAttgagatggggaggggaggtggtaaGGGGAGAATGTccacatctttatatattttggtattTATAGTTATGTAAAGGAACTATTACTCATGCTACCACAAAATTAATTACTTGGGGGGGATATAGATTTTCAGTTCACAACTTAATTTCTGGgtggattaaagaattaaaatataaacaaatccaTTAAAATGTCATCTTAATTTTTAAGCTTAATGGAAGGAAAAACCACATATTTCAtcatataaatcttaaaaatcttaGACGCTACAAACAAACTAGAGGAAATATTTGCCCAGTATGACAATTGCTAAACAACTATAAACGTTAAGCTCATTAAGAACCAACTGGAAATGAATGGGCAGAGGACAAGTAAAATATAACTGGCcaggaaacacatttttttaaatgtcaaaaccactaataaaagaaatacaagctGAGTAGATGTACGCATTTTCCTTATGAGATTTACAGTTGCTGGTCAGAGCTGTGAGGTTGAAAATTGGTACAACTTGTGGGGGAAGTAATTTGGCAACCTGTTACCTCTTAATCTGCTAAATCTGCATCTGGGGGTCTTAAAGGAATAATAAGGGCAAAAGGTTTTAATTATAGGATAGATTGAGGGGGAGGATCACTTTCCAGAAAGGGGGTGGTTAAATAAAGTATGCCCATTTGGTAGAATCTCCTACAGCTTTCAAGATGTATGCATATTATAAGCTTACTAACATGGGGAAATTATCTGTTGTAATTGCAAGTTTGTTTACGTGAAGATCTATGATTTAATACCAGGATGAGGTTACCTCTTGAGTATTTACACAGAAATTGAAGATAGAAAACTAAGGCAAACATACGAATATGTTTTCTCAGTGTCTGGCATAACCTAGAGCTGACCTGTAGGGAACAAGTGGAAAAATACTTGATGACCGTCATCCCTAATTTGTGCTTCCATTTTCCCCCATGTGTTGGATCACCTCCACACTGATTCACTAATGTATACTCACCAGGGCCCTAAGTGCTGCTGCAAAAAGTGCAAGATACGTATTACACAAGGCCTGTGGCAAAGGGAGGTTAATGAAGTTCCATAAGCAAAAGTAACACATGAAACATTCTAAGCTGTGGAGTTCTAATGGCTTCATATGATATTGGAGATGGGAGTGAAAGGTGAGCAAGAAtaattaggaaatttaaaaaggagaTGGGACTTTCGTGATAATTAGATGAGGGAGATGAAGGGAGGAAGCATGATTGGAGTAAAGAGTAGGTATACTAAGCCAGTAAACAATATTAAAAGTCAGAAACTGGCAGATTTGAAGGTTAAAACAGCTCAAATCAATATATAGTGCTAATGTTTGTAGCGAATATGCGCAGCACATTTGTCACTGAGCCACGGAGCGATGTAAGCTTCTAGGGAGGGAGGTACAAAGTACAGTGACCCTAATAAAACTATCCATAAGTTTGTATTACAGGTAGGAGCCAGACATCAAAAGGATGGGTCTTCCCTCCTTTTGATTTCTGGCTTCTGACTCCAAGTAGTAATAGTCGCTTGATCTGTAGGATATTCAGATGAAAATAAAGGTACTCAGACAGTTCTTAGAAAGGCTGCTCCCATGGCTTTATTCAGTCTGGGCACAAACCTTGACTCATGCTGTGGGTATTTTTCTGTACAATGTCAGATGGTTCAACTTGGGACTTGATATGAATAATACAATTTGTAGAGAATGAGGAAACTCACCCACTTAATGAGAACCAGGTAGGATTCCTTGTTGTAGTTAatgcataaatatatgtaatCAATGCCAAGGATATACAGTAGGTCCAGCAGTCAGTCTCAGGTTCCTCACTAAGGAATTGCTGATGACCAGTGTGACTTCCAAAAGACTTTCTATGCAGCCTGGCTCTACTTCTTTGTGTTTTACAGTCTGGGTGGCACTGGGCCATCTTGCTTTCTTTAGTTGGTATTTTGACTGTCCCCTTGTTTTGTGGAAGTTCTGCTGCTGATTAGCCCCCAGGTAGGTTTTCTGGATTTCACTTATAATACTTAACTAAATTCTCTGATATCCTCACATCTGTGTCCCTTCTGTCCCAGTCACGATACATTTTTTTAGAAACGTTTTGTAAGCTTAGTAGCTTACAATATAATGCCATGAAACACTGGCCACCCTGATCCTTCACAGGATGTATATCCCTCTCAGCCAGAAAGTTTCTGATTCCCACAGAGTGTCTGTATTCACAGATCTTGATGCTCTCTGAGGAGCACCTTTGCTCTGATTTCTGCTGAGAGCTTTGTGTTCTGTCATTTAGAGGATACCATTTGCTTAGTGATAGCACTCAGGCCTCTCTTGCCAATAACTGGCTTCCCTGATTCAGGGCTCTAGTTTTCTAGCATTTCTTACCTCATTTCCCTTTCAGGGATTCCCTGACACCTGCCCACATAATCTTAGGGGCTAGCAGTTGGCAAAAGGGTTTTTTCTGTGGGTTAAAATTGTAGTTACCAGAGAAACCTGATTTAAGTCTTGTCCACTATCATATCTTGTTCTTTTCCAGAGGTTACCCTGGTTTTAATGGTCTGATGTTTAATTTGTCTACtttcctatgtattttttaaaatatttatttggctgtgacaggtcttagttgaggcatgtgggatcttcgttgctgcatgcagcaTCTTTCtggttgcagtgtgctggctcttgcggcatatgggatctagttccctgaccagggatcaaacctgggccccctgcatggggagtgtggagtcttcaccactggaccaccggggaagtcccaactttcctatgtatttttatacacatcAGTTTAAAACATAGAAATTGAACCTCACTGTTGATAAAAACTGTCTAAAGCATGCTTATTTCTCCACTTGTACTATCTCTGGGGTCCTGTTGTACACACTGTCATGCAACTTGCCTGTTTACCTAATTGTGTATaattgaacatctttccatgtcagtacATGGATCTCTGCTTAATTCATTTGAATATTCTTCATGGTGTGCATACATAATTTCTATTACCATTTCCCTATTGAAGAATATTTAGGCGTTTCCAGTTCTTCAGTATTACAAACACCACTGCAGTGATCATCCTGGTATCCATGTTCACGTAGGCAGGTGTTCCTACAAGGTACCATGCTAGCTGTTCAGCCACATAGTATTTATGAAATTCCTAACAAGAACCTGTGAAGGCTAAGGGTAATTTGCCACATTCCATAGATGAAAAAAAGAGGCCAAGAGAGCTTACATATCTGTGTCCAGAGCCTCACAACTCATAAATGGCAGAGCCTAACTGAAGTAGAAGTATGTCTAACAGCAGAACTCATGCATTTTCTCTGATATCACAGTTGTAAACCacatgtttttaaattagattattttttccctgtatttcAGAAAAGATTATCTTCATTGCTGATGCCTGCTTTCCTTTATAGGTTGTGTCTCCCACTTCATCTCTCCAGACAATCCCAGAAGATCTGTAAGATTCCATCTGGGAAAACACTAGGAGTTcttggaagggaaagaaggaagaggattACGTAAGTCAAAGGACTTGTTTAGTCAGACCATAAAGAATCACAGAAcactattttttcatctttatctcaCTGACCCTCTCTGCTACATTTTACAGTGTAGATTATCCCTTTTCCTTCTGAAACCCTCAACTGCTTTGGCTTCCAAAATAACATTCTTCTAATTCTCCTATGGCTGCTCTGACCATTTTTGTGTTATTTgtagtctgtttctgtctctcgctgtgtgtctctctttttctctctttgctcaCCCCTTAAATACTGTTCTTTCTTAGGTTTTTCCAGAATTCCACacttgttttagtttttcttctacTACCAGCTTTTTGATGATTACTCTTCTGGTTTTGACCTCTCACCTAAGCTTTAAAGTCATGTTTAACTGCATACCTCACACTTACTAGATCTAGTACTGAACTTCTTTCCTCTCTaatccatttcctcctcctctagATGCAGTCTCATTTGGTGATAATACTATGACCTAATCACCCATTCTCAAAACCCTGGCAGTCATCACTGACTTTATCCCTCACTAATTTATCATCTCCGCCAACAAGCTATCGCTGAAAGTGGTGTTAGGTACCATTTCTTGTTTGCTCTGAAAATATTCTGTGCCTTTAACTATCACTGTACTAACCTTGTTGTTTTATAATTGTCACTTTAGATGTTCGAATCCCTAGCACCTAGCATAGTACCTGTCCAGAAGCAGATAAGTAGTAATGTATGATGACTAATATATAATGACTAACTACCCtatttcctattattttattGCTGATTCCAAACTAACCATTAAAAATTAGTGATTTAATTCAGGAATTACTCATGCTTAAAATTGTGGAGGCACCTTTGACTCCTCCCTCTCCAGTTACCAAGTTCTGAATATATTCAGTTTCTCTTTACTCTGTCATCAGCCTAGTCTAGGCCTACTGGACTTATACAAAAACCTTTGCTGTTACTCATTTTGCCTCCAGCCACCTAAGTtaatctttcttgtttctttcatcttgtcatttttttcctgttcagaAGTCTTAAATTTCAATTCCACTGCCTTTTGTAGtttaattcattttctctaaaattatatTCCTGTCTTTTGAGTGGCATCGAAAAACTAATTTATGGGCAGGTCTGATGAGTGATTGGATGGGCTGAGAGTAGTGAGTGAGTGGTAGTGAGGATCAAAGAGAGAGGAGGTAGTAAGTCACTTACAATTAATTGGTTGGCCCTGAAATAGGATTTGAAATCCAAATTCCAAGAGAGTAGTGTGTGTCGTGCTTTGATAGGTTTTTAGGAAGCACGGTGTATTAAAGGTAACCATGGAAAACAACCAAgtaaaatactttatatattacAGTGGTTGGAATAAAAACAGGGTTGAATGAGTTCCAGAAAGCAGGGTTCTCAAACTCGTGGACAACAATCTGCAGAAGAAGACAACTTCAAAAAGCCAACTAGAAGCAACATGCAGAGAAGTAAGATGAGAGGGGCCTCCTCAGGAAAGAAGACAGCTGGTCCCCAGCAGAAGAATCTGGAAGCAGCACTCCCAGGCAGGTGGGGGGGTCGCTCTGCAGAGAATCCCCCTTCAGGGTCCATGAGGAAGAcaagaaagaacaaacagaagaCCCCTGGAAACGGAGATGGTGGCAGCACCAGCGAAGCACCGCAGCCACCTCGGAAGAAAAGGGCCCGGGCAGACCCCACCGTTGAAAGTGAGGAGGCGTTTAAGAATAGAATGGAAGTTAAAGTGAAGATTCCAGAAGAATTAAAACCATGGCTTGTTGAGGACTGGGACTTAGTTACCAGGCAGAAGCAGCTGTTTCAACTCCCCGCTAAAAAAAATGTAGATGGTATTCTTGAAGAGTACGCAAATTGTAAGAAATCGCAGGGAAATGTTGATAATAAGGAGTATGCAGTTAATGAAGTTGTGGCAGGAATAAAGGAGTATTTCAATGTGATGTTGGGCACTCAGCTGCTCTACAAATTTGAGAGGCCCCAGTATGCCGAAATCCTCTTGGCTCACCCTGATGCG of Hippopotamus amphibius kiboko isolate mHipAmp2 chromosome X, mHipAmp2.hap2, whole genome shotgun sequence contains these proteins:
- the MORF4L2 gene encoding mortality factor 4-like protein 2, whose product is MSSRKQGSQTRGQQSAEEDNFKKPTRSNMQRSKMRGASSGKKTAGPQQKNLEAALPGRWGGRSAENPPSGSMRKTRKNKQKTPGNGDGGSTSEAPQPPRKKRARADPTVESEEAFKNRMEVKVKIPEELKPWLVEDWDLVTRQKQLFQLPAKKNVDGILEEYANCKKSQGNVDNKEYAVNEVVAGIKEYFNVMLGTQLLYKFERPQYAEILLAHPDAPMSQVYGAPHLLRLFVRIGAMLAYTPLDEKSLALLLGYLHDFLKYLAKNATSLFTASDYKVASAEYHRKAL